One genomic segment of Streptomyces sp. NBC_00239 includes these proteins:
- a CDS encoding RNA polymerase sigma factor SigF: protein MPASATPQVPPQQEEPPAASLPARPQSTRGADTRALTQVLFGQLKDLEPGTGEHRRVRSALIEANLPLVRYAAARFRSRNEPMEDVVQVGTIGLINAIDRFDPDRGVQFPTFAMPTVVGEIKRYFRDNVRTVHVPRRLHELWVQVNAATEDLTTAHGRTPTTPEIAERLRISEDEVLSCIEAGRSYHATSLEAAQEGDGLPGLLDRLGYEDPELAGVEHRDLVRHLLVQLPEREQRILLLRYYNNLTQSQISAELGVSQMHVSRLLARSFARLRSANRIEA from the coding sequence GTGCCGGCCAGTGCAACGCCTCAGGTGCCGCCCCAGCAGGAGGAGCCTCCCGCCGCGAGCCTCCCGGCCCGCCCGCAGAGCACCAGGGGGGCGGACACCCGTGCCCTGACCCAGGTGCTCTTCGGCCAGCTGAAGGACCTGGAGCCGGGCACCGGAGAGCACCGGCGGGTGCGCAGCGCCCTGATCGAGGCGAACCTCCCGCTCGTCCGGTACGCGGCGGCCCGCTTCCGCAGCCGCAACGAGCCGATGGAGGACGTGGTCCAGGTCGGCACGATCGGGCTGATCAACGCCATCGACCGGTTCGACCCGGACCGCGGGGTGCAGTTCCCGACCTTCGCGATGCCGACCGTGGTCGGCGAGATCAAGCGGTACTTCCGCGACAACGTCCGCACGGTCCACGTACCGCGCCGGCTGCACGAGCTGTGGGTCCAGGTCAACGCGGCCACCGAGGACCTCACCACGGCCCACGGAAGGACCCCCACGACCCCGGAGATCGCCGAGCGGCTGCGGATCTCGGAGGACGAGGTGCTGTCCTGCATCGAGGCCGGCCGCTCGTACCACGCCACCTCGCTGGAGGCGGCCCAGGAGGGCGACGGGCTGCCCGGGCTGCTCGACCGGCTGGGATACGAGGACCCGGAGCTGGCCGGGGTGGAGCACCGCGACCTGGTGCGCCACCTGCTCGTACAACTGCCCGAGCGCGAACAGCGGATCCTCCTGCTGCGCTACTACAACAACCTGACGCAGTCCCAGATCAGCGCGGAGCTCGGGGTCTCGCAGATGCACGTCTCCCGACTGCTCGCCCGGAGCTTCGCTCGGCTCCGATCCGCAAACCGTATCGAGGCGTAG
- a CDS encoding RNA polymerase sigma factor SigF encodes MSAEQGSSKVLTLVKSEAPAVLDRSEAIDTRTLSRALFLRLAALEADSPERAYVRDTLIELNLPLVRYAAARFRSRNEPMEDIVQVGTIGLIKAIDRFDCERGVEFPTFAMPTVVGEIKRFFRDTSWSVRVPRRLQELRLALTKASDELAQKLDRSPTVTELAVVLGVSEEEVVDGLAVGNAYTASSLDSPSPEDEGGEGSLADRLGYEDTALEGVEYRESLKPLLAKLPPRERQIIMLRFFANMTQSQIGEEVGISQMHVSRLLTRTLAQLRQGLIGD; translated from the coding sequence ATGTCCGCAGAACAGGGCAGCTCCAAGGTGCTCACGCTCGTCAAGAGCGAAGCGCCGGCAGTGCTCGACCGCTCGGAAGCCATCGACACCCGCACCCTCTCCCGCGCGCTGTTCCTGAGGCTCGCCGCCCTTGAGGCCGACAGCCCCGAACGGGCGTACGTACGCGACACCCTGATCGAGCTGAACCTCCCGCTCGTGCGGTACGCGGCGGCCCGCTTCCGCAGCCGCAACGAGCCGATGGAGGACATCGTCCAGGTCGGCACGATCGGCCTGATCAAGGCGATCGACCGGTTCGACTGCGAACGCGGCGTGGAGTTCCCGACCTTCGCGATGCCGACCGTGGTCGGCGAGATCAAGCGCTTCTTCCGGGACACCTCCTGGTCGGTGCGCGTGCCGCGGCGGCTCCAGGAGCTGCGCCTCGCGCTCACCAAGGCGAGCGACGAGCTGGCGCAGAAGCTGGACCGCTCGCCGACGGTCACCGAACTCGCCGTCGTGCTCGGGGTGTCGGAGGAGGAGGTCGTCGACGGCCTCGCGGTCGGCAACGCGTACACGGCCTCCTCGCTCGACTCGCCGTCCCCGGAGGACGAGGGCGGCGAGGGCTCGCTCGCGGACCGGCTCGGGTACGAGGACACCGCGCTCGAAGGCGTCGAGTACCGCGAGTCGTTGAAGCCGCTGCTGGCCAAACTCCCGCCCCGGGAACGGCAGATCATCATGCTGCGCTTCTTCGCCAACATGACCCAGTCGCAGATCGGCGAGGAGGTCGGCATCTCGCAGATGCACGTCTCGCGGCTGCTGACCCGCACGCTGGCCCAGCTCCGCCAGGGCCTGATCGGGGACTGA
- a CDS encoding MDR family MFS transporter, whose product MATATPTGVRGESQSETVSDNAPMTHRQIMEALSGLMLGMFVAILSSTIVSNALPQIISDLGGTQASYTWVVTAALLSMTAATPLWGKLSDLFSKKLLVQISLVIYVLGSVVAGLSQNTGMLIACRVVQGIGVGGLSALAQIVMAAMISPRERGRYSGYLGAVFAVATVGGPLLGGVITDTAWLGWRWCFYVGVPFAVIALVVLQKTLRLPVVKRDVKVDWAGAFFISAAVSLLLIWVTQAGDSYDWISWQTWAMTGGAVLLGLVFVLVESRASDPIIPLRLFRNKTISLASAASLFVGIAMFSGTVFFSQYFQLARGESPTMSGVLTIPMIGGLFVSSTVSGQVITKTGRWKAWLVSGGVLLTAGLGLLGTLRYDTEYWHIALFMALTGLGLGMMMQNLVLAAQNQVAPEDLGAASSVVTFFRSLGGAVGVSALGAVMATRVTGYVEDGLTALGPKAAALGHGGTGGGGIPDLDALPAPFRQVVESAYGHGVGDVFLYAAPTALVALVLVVFIKEVALKSRPAADAPDASS is encoded by the coding sequence ATGGCTACTGCCACACCCACCGGTGTGCGGGGCGAGAGCCAGTCGGAGACCGTGTCCGACAACGCCCCCATGACGCACCGCCAGATCATGGAAGCCCTGTCCGGGCTCATGCTCGGCATGTTCGTGGCGATCCTGTCCTCGACGATCGTCTCCAACGCCCTGCCGCAGATCATCAGCGACCTCGGCGGCACCCAGGCCTCGTACACGTGGGTGGTCACCGCCGCCCTGCTGTCGATGACCGCGGCCACCCCGCTGTGGGGCAAGCTCTCCGACCTGTTCAGCAAGAAGCTGCTGGTCCAGATATCCCTGGTGATCTACGTCCTCGGCTCGGTGGTGGCCGGGCTCTCGCAGAACACGGGCATGCTCATCGCCTGCCGCGTGGTCCAGGGCATCGGCGTCGGCGGCCTCTCCGCGCTGGCGCAGATCGTGATGGCCGCGATGATCTCCCCGCGCGAGCGCGGCCGGTACAGCGGCTACCTCGGCGCGGTCTTCGCCGTCGCGACCGTCGGGGGGCCGCTGCTCGGCGGGGTCATCACCGACACCGCGTGGCTGGGCTGGCGCTGGTGCTTCTACGTGGGCGTGCCGTTCGCCGTGATCGCCCTGGTCGTGCTCCAGAAGACACTGCGACTGCCGGTGGTCAAACGGGACGTCAAGGTGGACTGGGCGGGCGCCTTCTTCATCAGCGCCGCCGTCTCCCTGCTGCTGATCTGGGTCACGCAGGCCGGTGACTCGTACGACTGGATCTCCTGGCAGACCTGGGCGATGACCGGCGGCGCGGTGCTGCTGGGCCTGGTGTTCGTCCTCGTCGAGTCCCGCGCGAGCGACCCGATCATCCCGCTGCGGCTGTTCCGCAACAAGACGATCAGCCTGGCCTCGGCGGCCTCGCTGTTCGTGGGCATCGCGATGTTCTCCGGGACGGTGTTCTTCAGCCAGTACTTCCAGCTGGCCCGCGGCGAGTCGCCGACCATGTCCGGCGTCCTCACCATCCCGATGATCGGCGGACTCTTCGTCTCCTCGACGGTCTCCGGGCAGGTCATCACCAAGACCGGGCGCTGGAAGGCCTGGCTGGTGTCCGGCGGTGTGCTGCTGACCGCGGGCCTGGGCCTGCTCGGCACCCTGCGGTACGACACGGAGTACTGGCACATCGCGCTGTTCATGGCGCTGACCGGTCTCGGGCTCGGCATGATGATGCAGAACCTGGTCCTCGCCGCCCAGAACCAGGTGGCGCCCGAGGACCTCGGCGCCGCCAGCTCCGTGGTCACCTTCTTCCGCTCGCTGGGCGGTGCGGTGGGCGTCTCGGCGCTCGGCGCGGTGATGGCGACCCGGGTGACCGGCTACGTCGAGGACGGGCTGACCGCGCTCGGCCCGAAGGCCGCGGCGCTGGGCCACGGCGGCACCGGCGGGGGCGGCATCCCCGACCTCGACGCGCTGCCCGCGCCGTTCCGCCAGGTCGTCGAGTCCGCGTACGGGCACGGGGTCGGCGACGTGTTCCTGTACGCCGCCCCGACCGCGCTGGTGGCGTTGGTGCTCGTCGTGTTCATCAAGGAGGTCGCGCTGAAGTCCCGGCCGGCCGCGGACGCCCCGGACGCGTCCTCCTAG
- a CDS encoding TetR/AcrR family transcriptional regulator → MVTAADPAKTDGCPRTSVWLAPRTHGGRRRSEQPAGLDRDKITAAAVRLLDTQGLARFSMRRLAAALGVTAMSLYWYVDTKDDLLELALDAALGEYPPPTPATGPALTPATGPATAPAPAPDGWRGLLRSLACGHRRLLAAHPWVSPLAAVFPNIGPHARAFDASVQHVLHATGLSAAGRAGAHLAIAQFLHGCGTLRQAPEGDFHFALEVLVSGIDAQAATTAPAATPAAAPTTAAAPTPATAAAGTTGS, encoded by the coding sequence ATGGTGACTGCTGCCGACCCCGCGAAGACCGATGGCTGCCCGCGCACCAGCGTGTGGCTCGCGCCCCGCACCCACGGCGGCAGACGCCGCAGCGAGCAGCCCGCGGGGCTGGACCGGGACAAGATCACGGCAGCCGCCGTCCGGCTCCTCGACACCCAGGGCCTGGCCCGCTTCTCGATGCGCCGCCTCGCCGCCGCACTCGGTGTCACCGCGATGTCCCTCTACTGGTACGTCGACACCAAGGACGACCTGCTGGAACTCGCCCTGGACGCGGCCCTCGGCGAGTACCCGCCACCCACCCCGGCCACCGGCCCCGCCCTTACCCCGGCCACCGGCCCGGCCACAGCGCCGGCTCCCGCCCCGGACGGCTGGCGCGGCCTGCTGCGGAGCCTCGCCTGCGGGCACCGGAGGCTGCTCGCCGCGCACCCCTGGGTCTCCCCGCTGGCCGCCGTGTTCCCCAACATCGGCCCGCACGCCCGCGCCTTCGACGCCTCCGTCCAGCACGTCCTGCACGCCACCGGGCTGTCCGCGGCCGGCCGGGCCGGGGCGCATCTCGCGATCGCCCAGTTCCTGCACGGCTGCGGCACCCTGCGCCAGGCCCCCGAGGGCGACTTCCACTTCGCCCTGGAGGTCCTGGTCTCCGGCATCGACGCCCAGGCGGCCACGACCGCACCCGCAGCCACACCCGCAGCCGCACCCACAACCGCAGCCGCACCCACGCCCGCAACCGCGGCCGCCGGCACCACCGGCTCCTAG
- a CDS encoding MarR family winged helix-turn-helix transcriptional regulator, translated as MYEELARQLAGVGVVKRELARTLPADCPAGPAAVLALLGRHGEMRLSPLSTLLGVDLSVTSRHVAHVVERGWIERAADPGDGRCRILRLTPAGRELLAALGAGYSAALERALAGWPAEDVHVLNTLLARLRSSF; from the coding sequence GTGTACGAGGAACTGGCCCGGCAGCTCGCCGGGGTGGGCGTGGTCAAGCGAGAGCTGGCCCGGACCCTGCCGGCCGACTGTCCGGCCGGCCCGGCCGCCGTGCTGGCCCTGCTGGGACGGCACGGCGAGATGCGGCTGAGCCCCCTGTCCACGCTGCTGGGCGTCGACCTCTCGGTGACCAGCCGGCACGTCGCCCACGTCGTCGAGCGCGGCTGGATCGAGCGGGCGGCCGACCCCGGCGACGGGCGCTGCCGGATCCTGCGGCTCACCCCGGCCGGCCGCGAGCTGCTGGCCGCCCTCGGCGCGGGCTACTCGGCCGCGCTGGAACGGGCGCTGGCGGGCTGGCCCGCCGAGGACGTCCACGTACTGAACACCCTGCTGGCCCGACTCCGATCGAGCTTCTGA